In Candidatus Nitronauta litoralis, one DNA window encodes the following:
- a CDS encoding DUF4390 domain-containing protein, whose amino-acid sequence MKHIDTLKTPESTRSKICLALLASMLIFVTPSFADEDPGIVNIGVKASERLVMVDALLIEAFTESTMEAVESGVPLTFTYEVELVEKVDVLPDRTVSRNTVVNTVQYDSLKGVYTFTSNGKGVKRKVVTKRPKRFQELMLTLQNIPLAPVHKLDEDVQYFVRVRAEMEAEGFGFPFNYLLFFVPFDEFETDWAESSPLILDPDLTFSIEANEGEKSSPNETDSRGIKNVVRSFN is encoded by the coding sequence TTGAAACATATCGATACTTTGAAAACTCCTGAATCAACCCGATCCAAAATCTGCCTGGCTCTTCTCGCAAGTATGCTGATATTCGTCACTCCGTCTTTTGCGGACGAAGACCCTGGCATTGTGAATATTGGTGTCAAAGCAAGTGAACGCCTGGTTATGGTCGATGCGTTACTCATTGAGGCTTTTACCGAAAGTACCATGGAAGCGGTGGAAAGCGGTGTTCCCTTAACGTTCACCTATGAAGTTGAACTGGTTGAAAAAGTAGATGTTCTGCCAGACAGAACCGTCAGCAGGAATACTGTTGTGAATACGGTCCAGTATGACAGCTTAAAGGGCGTTTACACTTTCACCTCAAACGGTAAGGGAGTGAAACGTAAAGTCGTTACCAAAAGACCAAAACGTTTTCAGGAGTTAATGCTGACACTACAGAATATCCCACTCGCACCCGTTCATAAACTTGACGAAGATGTACAATATTTTGTGCGAGTCCGTGCCGAAATGGAGGCCGAAGGATTCGGCTTTCCCTTCAACTACCTGTTGTTTTTCGTTCCTTTCGATGAATTTGAAACCGACTGGGCCGAATCTTCTCCGCTCATACTGGATCCTGACCTGACGTTTTCCATCGAAGCAAATGAAGGTGAAAAAAGCTCACCGAACGAAACCGATTCGAGGGGAATAAAGAATGTCGTCCGGTCCTTCAATTAG
- a CDS encoding NAD-dependent epimerase/dehydratase family protein, with protein MNILLTGGAGFIGSHVADAYLAEGHKVVVVDNLSTGNRELVPKGAIFYPVDITSSDIYQIMGDEKIEVINHHAAQISIQESVQNPDKDANSNIIGTLQLLQNAISFKVARVVFASTGGAIYGELNSVSADESTPPAPYSPYAISKLCAEHYLDFFKNVHGLDRVILRYSNVFGPRQNPQGEAGVVAIHCHRLARGDQPIIFGDGEQTRDFIFVQDVVSANIKALDENITGVFNVGTGRETSVNELTKTLIDISGKETEIDYQPAKAGDLIRSAINPKRFNNLGWSSEHSLKDGLLETYRYFENS; from the coding sequence ATGAATATCCTGCTCACAGGGGGCGCAGGGTTCATAGGTTCACATGTCGCAGATGCCTATCTTGCCGAAGGCCATAAGGTGGTAGTAGTCGATAACCTGTCTACCGGAAATAGAGAATTGGTCCCAAAAGGCGCAATTTTTTACCCTGTCGATATCACGTCTTCGGATATTTATCAGATCATGGGTGATGAAAAGATTGAGGTCATCAACCACCACGCGGCCCAGATTTCGATTCAGGAGTCGGTCCAAAACCCGGATAAGGACGCTAACTCCAATATTATCGGGACTTTACAATTACTCCAAAATGCTATATCTTTTAAAGTTGCGAGGGTTGTCTTTGCCTCAACGGGGGGCGCAATTTACGGAGAATTGAACAGTGTATCGGCTGATGAATCTACACCCCCTGCTCCCTACAGTCCTTATGCCATTTCAAAACTGTGCGCTGAACATTATCTAGACTTCTTTAAAAATGTGCATGGGCTGGACCGGGTAATTTTGCGGTACAGCAATGTTTTTGGCCCAAGACAAAACCCCCAGGGGGAAGCGGGGGTGGTTGCCATCCACTGCCACCGGTTAGCCAGGGGAGATCAACCCATCATTTTTGGAGATGGAGAGCAAACACGGGATTTCATTTTTGTCCAGGATGTGGTCTCTGCCAATATAAAGGCTCTGGATGAAAACATTACAGGGGTTTTCAATGTAGGAACCGGTCGGGAAACATCGGTAAACGAGCTGACCAAAACCCTTATTGATATCTCCGGAAAAGAGACGGAAATAGACTATCAACCTGCTAAAGCGGGTGATTTGATACGAAGCGCCATCAACCCCAAACGATTTAACAACCTTGGCTGGTCATCTGAACACAGCCTTAAGGACGGCTTACTTGAAACATATCGATACTTTGAAAACTCCTGA
- the mutS gene encoding DNA mismatch repair protein MutS, whose product MSKVKNKTSSSVEDTPMMQQYMSIKGEHPDSILFFRMGDFYEMFFEDAKKAASILEIALTSRNKNKEQPIPMCGIPHHSSALYIAKLIKKGQSIAICEQVEDPKQTKGIVKREVVRVITPGTVLEDHLLDPKNNHYLVSIYQDEKGTGLASVDISTGHFQVTQIEGKDALHLLQDELARMEPREIICPESLLPSNGNGMSTLSTLCENWRPRESWTFHAAQAKRSLLEHFKTQSLDGFGCSHLPLAICAAGGLIHYLIETQKTTLQHINRISTVHLDDFMLLDEATVHSLELVRSSNGERKHSLLGLLDQTLTPMGARTVREWILKPLVHCEQVESRLDKVGLFTENPMLRQEIREHLSGVLDLERLLARISLVTCNPRELVSLKTSVARFPLLQQTLDSVSSPVLKSFLDHWDNLQEVHDIIDRFIVDDPPLASKGGHIIKEGQDPELDRLKTVSRTGNQEIAALESRERERTRITQLKVGYNKIYGYFLEVTKKNLDRVPDDYIRKQSLVNAERFICPELKKLEEDISGAEEKIKEMEQVLFQKVREQISAEGRRIQDMTRIISQLDALAGFAELSHRSGYNRPQMNNDDRLIIENGRHPLVESIDPSQNFTPNDCHLDCQDHQVIIITGPNMAGKSTYLRQIALIALMAQIGCFVPADAAKVGLVDRIFSRVGAQDHLVRGQSTFMVEMNETANILNNATSRSLIILDEIGRGTSTFDGLSLAWAIVEYLHGSDGLGARTLFATHYHELTELAILHQGVQNRQVQVKEWNDEIIFLHKIAEGGADRSYGIQVARLAGLPESVLQRAREILGNHENNEFDAAGFPKRGLKERPHEEIPQQLGLFQESASPLVKAIQEVDPDSLTPREALDKLYELTRLIKMDKP is encoded by the coding sequence ATGAGCAAGGTCAAAAACAAGACGTCTTCGTCTGTTGAAGATACACCTATGATGCAACAGTACATGAGCATCAAAGGAGAACATCCCGATTCGATTCTGTTCTTCAGGATGGGTGATTTTTATGAAATGTTTTTTGAGGACGCAAAAAAAGCAGCATCTATTCTTGAAATCGCTCTGACCAGCCGCAATAAAAATAAAGAGCAGCCGATCCCCATGTGTGGCATCCCCCACCATTCATCTGCACTTTATATTGCCAAGCTCATTAAAAAGGGACAGAGCATTGCTATCTGTGAACAGGTAGAAGACCCGAAACAGACCAAGGGAATTGTTAAACGCGAAGTCGTACGCGTGATTACACCGGGAACCGTCCTTGAAGATCACCTGCTCGACCCAAAGAACAATCACTACCTTGTTTCAATTTATCAGGATGAAAAGGGCACCGGTCTGGCCTCGGTGGATATCTCTACCGGACATTTCCAGGTCACACAAATTGAGGGAAAGGATGCACTTCATCTCCTGCAGGATGAACTGGCTCGAATGGAGCCCAGGGAAATTATTTGCCCGGAATCACTTCTGCCGTCAAACGGAAATGGAATGAGCACTTTATCAACCTTGTGCGAAAACTGGCGTCCCCGGGAGAGTTGGACCTTTCACGCCGCACAAGCCAAACGCAGTTTGCTCGAACATTTTAAAACGCAATCTCTGGATGGCTTCGGATGCAGTCATCTGCCCCTTGCCATTTGTGCAGCCGGGGGCCTGATCCACTACCTGATTGAAACTCAAAAAACTACGCTCCAACACATCAACCGGATTTCCACAGTTCATCTGGACGACTTCATGTTACTGGATGAAGCCACGGTCCACAGTCTCGAACTGGTGCGCTCAAGCAATGGTGAAAGAAAACACTCTCTGCTGGGGCTGCTTGATCAAACGTTAACGCCCATGGGAGCTCGCACGGTTCGTGAATGGATTTTAAAACCTCTTGTCCACTGCGAACAGGTGGAGTCGCGTCTGGATAAAGTGGGTTTGTTCACGGAGAACCCTATGCTCCGCCAGGAAATCCGGGAGCACCTGTCCGGGGTCCTCGACCTCGAGCGATTGCTGGCCCGCATCTCACTTGTCACCTGCAATCCACGCGAACTGGTTTCCCTGAAAACCTCCGTCGCCCGCTTTCCCTTACTGCAACAAACCCTTGATTCCGTTTCCTCTCCTGTCTTAAAAAGTTTTCTGGACCATTGGGATAACTTGCAGGAAGTCCACGACATCATTGATCGATTCATTGTCGATGACCCTCCTCTGGCATCCAAGGGCGGGCATATTATAAAAGAAGGCCAGGATCCGGAACTTGACCGATTAAAAACGGTTTCGCGAACAGGGAACCAGGAAATCGCCGCTCTTGAATCGCGTGAACGCGAAAGAACACGCATTACCCAGCTTAAAGTCGGCTACAACAAAATTTATGGATACTTTCTTGAGGTCACCAAAAAAAACCTGGACCGCGTACCCGACGACTACATCCGCAAACAATCGCTGGTGAATGCGGAGCGATTCATCTGTCCTGAGTTAAAGAAACTTGAGGAAGACATCAGTGGGGCTGAGGAAAAAATAAAAGAAATGGAACAAGTGTTGTTCCAGAAAGTACGGGAACAAATCTCTGCTGAAGGCAGACGCATTCAGGATATGACCCGGATAATCAGTCAACTCGATGCACTCGCTGGATTTGCCGAACTATCCCACCGCAGCGGATACAATCGACCGCAAATGAATAACGACGACCGACTCATTATAGAAAATGGAAGGCATCCCCTGGTAGAATCAATAGACCCCTCTCAAAATTTCACTCCCAACGATTGCCACCTCGACTGCCAGGACCACCAGGTGATTATCATCACTGGCCCCAACATGGCCGGTAAATCTACCTATTTGAGACAGATTGCATTGATCGCTTTGATGGCTCAGATTGGCTGCTTTGTTCCTGCCGACGCGGCAAAGGTGGGGCTGGTCGACCGGATTTTTTCACGGGTGGGAGCGCAGGACCATCTGGTTAGAGGTCAGTCCACCTTCATGGTGGAAATGAACGAGACAGCGAATATCCTGAACAATGCCACTTCCCGCAGCCTCATCATTCTTGATGAAATCGGACGCGGCACCAGCACCTTCGACGGCCTAAGCCTGGCCTGGGCCATTGTTGAATATCTGCATGGATCAGATGGGCTTGGGGCCCGGACCTTATTTGCGACGCATTACCATGAATTGACCGAACTGGCGATACTTCACCAAGGCGTGCAAAACAGGCAGGTTCAGGTCAAGGAATGGAACGACGAAATCATTTTTCTACACAAAATCGCTGAAGGCGGGGCTGACAGAAGTTACGGCATTCAGGTCGCCCGCCTGGCTGGTCTTCCGGAATCGGTCCTGCAGCGAGCCAGAGAGATTCTTGGAAACCACGAAAACAATGAGTTCGATGCCGCCGGATTCCCCAAGCGAGGACTTAAAGAAAGACCCCATGAAGAAATACCGCAGCAATTAGGTCTCTTCCAGGAGTCTGCCTCTCCTCTTGTCAAAGCCATCCAAGAAGTGGACCCGGATAGCCTTACACCGCGTGAAGCGCTCGACAAGCTGTACGAATTAACACGGCTCATCAAAATGGACAAACCATGA
- a CDS encoding HIT domain-containing protein, whose product MESLWAPWRMEYIQSIKSGECIFCTLPPQNDDHKNKILYRGTTCFIIINTFPYSNGHLMVTPYRHLSCLTKVNPEELEESGKLIQKTVEILREAYNPDGFNVGYNIGKSAGAGFDEHIHAHIVPRWAGDTNFMPVLSETKVHPEHLEATYSRLQPHFQNLSL is encoded by the coding sequence ATGGAATCCCTCTGGGCTCCATGGAGAATGGAATACATTCAAAGTATCAAATCCGGTGAATGCATTTTTTGCACGCTCCCTCCCCAGAACGACGATCACAAGAACAAGATTCTCTATCGCGGTACAACTTGTTTTATCATAATCAACACATTCCCGTATTCAAACGGTCACCTGATGGTCACCCCTTACCGACATCTTTCCTGCCTCACCAAGGTCAACCCGGAAGAACTCGAAGAGTCCGGAAAGCTGATTCAGAAAACTGTAGAAATACTTCGGGAAGCTTACAACCCCGATGGTTTCAATGTCGGATACAACATTGGAAAAAGCGCGGGGGCAGGGTTTGATGAACACATCCATGCCCATATCGTTCCCCGTTGGGCAGGCGATACTAACTTCATGCCCGTGTTGAGCGAAACTAAAGTTCACCCTGAGCATCTCGAAGCCACCTATTCCCGTTTACAACCCCACTTTCAAAACCTCTCCCTCTAG
- the ybeY gene encoding rRNA maturation RNase YbeY produces the protein MEVLVRNAQRKIALDKAQVKSRTIKVLKALKLEKIELSVLITNDVKIRELNYNYREQDKPTDVLSFPQEEDAIDENGYRLLGDVVLSAETAKKQAEEHHLTLDQELMLLIIHGVLHLLGYDHEQSRKDAAFMKKKTKTLFLELFPGVLPSGTSNF, from the coding sequence ATGGAAGTACTGGTCAGAAACGCTCAGAGGAAAATAGCGCTGGATAAGGCTCAGGTAAAGTCCAGAACAATTAAGGTGCTAAAGGCATTAAAACTTGAAAAAATAGAACTCAGTGTACTGATCACAAACGATGTTAAAATCAGGGAACTGAACTACAATTACCGGGAGCAGGACAAACCAACCGATGTCCTTTCTTTTCCTCAGGAAGAGGATGCAATAGACGAAAACGGGTACCGGCTATTAGGTGACGTAGTGCTCTCGGCTGAGACCGCAAAAAAGCAGGCTGAAGAACATCACCTGACTCTCGATCAGGAGTTGATGTTGCTCATCATTCATGGCGTTTTACATCTTTTAGGGTACGACCATGAACAGTCACGTAAGGATGCGGCTTTTATGAAAAAGAAAACCAAAACTTTATTCCTGGAATTGTTTCCCGGAGTGCTACCCTCCGGAACCAGCAATTTCTGA
- a CDS encoding PhoH family protein: MTAKNQTSPPSSTTRERVLESNEFIPEIFGTQDTNLKAIEKKFDVRITTRENQIRINGPEKAVETVDRLLVQLHTLMGKGVQLVNGDIKFAIRLMADDPDVDLVGLFNERISVSPKIGYITPKTPGQRELIHAIRENDIALVVGPAGTGKTYLAVALAVEGFLKRQFQRIILARPAVEAGEKLGFLPGDISEKINPYLMPLYDALYDMVEFNQVQQMIREGYIEIAPLAYMRGRTLNDSFIILDEGQNTTPEQMKMFLTRLGFRSKMVVTGDITQVDLPRGTLSGLIEAHEILKGIEGIKVIKFTERDVVRHELVKKIVRAYDRKDSGSNSGQRGAGFAPVEKRPE, encoded by the coding sequence ATGACTGCTAAAAACCAAACCTCACCACCCTCTTCCACCACCCGGGAACGGGTCCTGGAATCCAATGAGTTCATTCCCGAAATTTTCGGGACCCAGGACACAAACCTGAAGGCCATCGAAAAAAAATTTGACGTCCGTATCACAACACGTGAAAACCAGATCCGGATCAACGGTCCTGAAAAAGCAGTTGAAACAGTCGACCGTCTCCTTGTCCAACTGCACACTTTGATGGGAAAGGGGGTACAGCTGGTCAATGGCGATATCAAATTCGCTATCCGGCTTATGGCTGATGATCCGGATGTAGATTTGGTTGGCCTGTTCAACGAACGCATCTCGGTTTCCCCAAAGATTGGTTACATCACACCTAAAACTCCAGGGCAGCGCGAGTTAATTCACGCTATCCGTGAAAATGATATCGCACTGGTAGTTGGGCCGGCTGGAACAGGCAAAACTTATCTCGCTGTGGCTCTCGCTGTGGAAGGTTTCCTAAAACGTCAGTTTCAGCGCATTATTCTGGCGCGCCCAGCGGTAGAAGCTGGTGAAAAACTGGGATTTCTTCCCGGAGACATATCAGAAAAAATTAATCCTTACCTCATGCCATTGTACGACGCTCTTTATGACATGGTAGAGTTCAATCAGGTTCAGCAAATGATCCGGGAAGGTTATATCGAGATCGCCCCTCTTGCCTATATGCGGGGCCGTACGTTGAACGATTCATTTATCATTCTTGACGAAGGGCAAAACACAACTCCGGAACAAATGAAAATGTTCCTCACCCGGCTCGGCTTCCGCTCTAAAATGGTAGTGACCGGAGACATCACCCAGGTGGATCTTCCCAGAGGTACCCTGTCAGGCCTGATAGAAGCCCATGAAATCCTGAAAGGGATCGAAGGGATCAAGGTCATCAAGTTCACAGAAAGGGATGTTGTCCGGCACGAACTGGTTAAGAAAATCGTTCGGGCCTACGATCGAAAAGACAGTGGTTCCAATTCCGGACAAAGAGGTGCCGGTTTTGCGCCGGTTGAGAAACGCCCGGAATAA
- the folE gene encoding GTP cyclohydrolase I FolE: MKDLIRDILLQLGEDPSREGLQNTPERVQKSLKFLTSGYMTNIKEIVNDALFENHETDEMVIVRDIELYSLCEHHMLPFFGKAQVAYLPKGRIIGLSKIPRIVDAFSRRLQVQENLTTQIANCLQETLDPQGVAVVIEAHHLCMAMRGVQKQNSYTTTSSMLGLFKEDPRTRGEFLSLIRGTTGPSW; this comes from the coding sequence GTGAAAGACTTGATTAGAGATATTCTGTTGCAACTTGGAGAAGACCCTTCCCGGGAAGGCCTGCAGAACACGCCGGAACGGGTTCAAAAGTCTCTCAAATTTTTAACCAGCGGCTACATGACCAATATCAAGGAAATCGTCAATGATGCCCTGTTTGAAAACCATGAAACCGACGAAATGGTCATTGTCCGGGATATCGAGCTCTACAGCCTGTGTGAGCACCATATGTTGCCTTTTTTTGGGAAAGCCCAGGTAGCCTACCTGCCGAAGGGCCGCATCATTGGTCTCAGTAAAATCCCCAGGATTGTCGATGCTTTCAGTCGCCGCTTGCAGGTACAGGAAAATCTCACCACCCAGATCGCCAACTGCCTGCAGGAAACTCTGGACCCACAAGGGGTGGCTGTTGTGATCGAGGCCCATCATCTTTGCATGGCCATGCGCGGTGTCCAGAAACAAAATTCCTACACCACCACAAGTTCAATGCTGGGCCTTTTTAAAGAGGATCCTCGAACCCGGGGGGAATTCCTTTCTCTAATCCGAGGCACCACAGGTCCCTCCTGGTAG
- a CDS encoding 6-carboxytetrahydropterin synthase: protein MVFITKKLDFCASHRLYNPAFSDEKNQEIFGLCNNPNGHGHNYVLEVTVCGEVAEDTGMVLDLKSLKGLVQKEVIDKVDHKNLNVDVSFLNGVIPTAENLAVKFWDILEPHIHGGKLYQIKLFESERNFVIYRGEHCERLD, encoded by the coding sequence ATGGTATTTATTACTAAAAAACTGGACTTCTGTGCCAGCCATCGACTCTACAACCCTGCTTTTTCTGATGAAAAAAATCAGGAGATATTTGGGCTTTGCAACAACCCGAACGGGCATGGCCACAACTACGTTCTCGAAGTAACCGTTTGTGGTGAGGTAGCAGAAGATACTGGGATGGTTCTCGATTTAAAGTCACTTAAAGGGCTTGTTCAAAAGGAAGTCATCGACAAGGTGGACCACAAGAACCTGAATGTGGATGTCTCTTTTCTCAACGGTGTCATCCCGACAGCAGAAAATCTGGCAGTAAAATTCTGGGATATTCTTGAGCCTCACATACATGGGGGGAAGCTGTACCAGATCAAATTATTCGAATCCGAACGCAACTTTGTAATATATCGAGGGGAACACTGTGAAAGACTTGATTAG
- a CDS encoding zinc ribbon domain-containing protein, with amino-acid sequence MPFYEYECEKCKETFEALQKPSDPPLEMCDPETCKHGGGGKVKKIITGTNFHLYGPGFYSTDNKRKYLK; translated from the coding sequence ATGCCATTTTATGAATACGAATGTGAAAAATGTAAGGAAACATTCGAAGCACTTCAAAAACCCAGCGACCCACCATTGGAAATGTGTGACCCGGAAACCTGCAAACACGGCGGCGGGGGAAAGGTTAAGAAAATCATCACCGGTACAAATTTTCATTTATATGGTCCCGGGTTTTACTCAACAGATAATAAAAGAAAATACCTTAAATAA
- the ndk gene encoding nucleoside-diphosphate kinase → MELTFAIIKPDAVERNLNGKILERIESNGFKIAAMKRARLTQSVAEGFYYVHKERPFFKDLTTFMASGPVTLLVLEAEGAIKKWRDLMGATNPKDAAEGTIRKDFAVDIEKNSVHGSDSAENAAFEISYFFSQTEILR, encoded by the coding sequence ATGGAACTCACCTTCGCTATTATCAAACCTGATGCCGTAGAACGTAACCTCAATGGAAAAATTCTCGAACGGATTGAATCCAACGGGTTCAAAATCGCTGCGATGAAAAGAGCCCGGCTTACCCAGTCCGTTGCTGAAGGATTTTATTACGTCCATAAGGAACGCCCGTTTTTCAAGGACCTCACAACCTTCATGGCTTCCGGGCCTGTCACCTTACTTGTCCTTGAAGCAGAAGGGGCCATCAAAAAGTGGCGTGACCTGATGGGAGCTACCAACCCCAAAGACGCGGCTGAAGGTACCATTCGAAAGGATTTTGCCGTTGATATCGAAAAAAACTCGGTTCACGGGTCCGATTCGGCTGAAAATGCAGCTTTTGAAATATCATATTTCTTTAGCCAAACTGAAATCCTACGATAA
- a CDS encoding pyruvate ferredoxin oxidoreductase, which yields MYYIADVNKEICGATNCHLCTQYCPEANCINYSEEDKSAYVSVDRCKSCEICVYICRDVAKNNAIEMKWINDLSDKFVIKKVGVVIR from the coding sequence ATGTACTACATTGCAGACGTAAATAAAGAGATTTGTGGGGCGACCAACTGTCACCTGTGTACCCAGTATTGCCCCGAAGCAAACTGTATCAATTACAGCGAGGAAGACAAATCCGCTTATGTATCCGTGGACCGTTGCAAGTCCTGCGAAATATGCGTTTACATTTGTCGGGATGTTGCCAAGAACAATGCCATTGAAATGAAATGGATCAATGATCTTAGCGACAAGTTTGTTATTAAAAAAGTCGGAGTTGTCATCCGCTGA
- a CDS encoding ferredoxin oxidoreductase: protein MSQVKRYNVRMAGLGGQGVVTASHIISNAVVISGGHSSLVPFFGSEKRNAPVESYVRISNNEIYEIGEIVYPNVLMIFSAQVITLGKSYTMPFYTGLKQGGEILINNNKPLPFVADEQRELEEKEANIYYLPATEMANEVAGTELATNMAMCGAMAAIFGMPDMKSLEASVQDRFIGKGIVVSGGTAALDSVIEKKFAKKQKLLEANFKTIKASYQYAVDHKWGAQKDSVDGKPVLV, encoded by the coding sequence ATGTCACAAGTTAAACGTTATAACGTCCGAATGGCCGGTCTCGGTGGTCAGGGAGTTGTTACCGCATCCCACATCATCAGTAATGCGGTAGTTATCTCCGGAGGACACAGTTCACTGGTCCCATTTTTCGGGTCTGAAAAAAGGAACGCTCCGGTTGAAAGTTATGTCCGCATCTCAAATAACGAAATCTATGAGATCGGGGAAATCGTTTATCCCAATGTTCTGATGATTTTCAGCGCACAGGTCATCACCTTGGGTAAATCTTATACGATGCCTTTTTACACCGGGTTGAAGCAGGGTGGTGAAATTCTCATCAACAACAACAAGCCCCTTCCATTTGTAGCGGATGAACAGCGTGAGTTGGAAGAGAAAGAAGCCAATATTTATTACCTGCCTGCAACTGAAATGGCCAATGAGGTCGCCGGAACTGAACTAGCAACCAACATGGCCATGTGTGGTGCCATGGCTGCCATTTTTGGAATGCCTGACATGAAGTCATTGGAAGCCTCTGTACAGGATCGCTTTATCGGTAAGGGAATCGTGGTATCCGGTGGTACGGCTGCTCTCGACTCCGTTATTGAAAAGAAATTTGCCAAGAAGCAGAAATTGCTCGAAGCGAATTTTAAAACCATTAAAGCATCCTACCAGTATGCCGTAGACCATAAATGGGGCGCTCAAAAAGACTCAGTCGACGGAAAACCCGTTCTGGTGTAA
- a CDS encoding ferredoxin oxidoreductase, translating into MSFETIRPSPGYEDILPIEYRDLIEHGQYGRDVKVTEMGKFKELIEEHPMCAGCAMTLFIRLVMIALPNPEHTINVGTAGCGRLAISQANIPFIYGNYGDTNSVASGLKRGLELRFPNQAKDVVVMAGDGGLIDIGFQGLMHSWFRKERFTTIMLDNEVYGNTGGQESGMTMQGAVLKMAPRGKVVEKIDALGLARTAGCAYIARIAPTNPARVVRTVRRAILIAREIGPTYIQAYTSCNIEYAIPTPEVMQDAFDIEKERYGFHEEMTDEAKEYITRIEKEAKQKAKA; encoded by the coding sequence ATGTCATTTGAAACCATTCGTCCTTCCCCCGGTTATGAAGACATTCTCCCAATTGAGTACAGAGATCTGATCGAGCATGGACAGTACGGTCGCGATGTCAAGGTGACCGAAATGGGCAAATTTAAAGAATTGATTGAAGAACATCCCATGTGCGCAGGCTGTGCAATGACCCTGTTCATTCGTCTGGTCATGATCGCACTGCCCAATCCTGAGCACACTATTAATGTAGGAACCGCCGGGTGTGGACGTTTGGCTATCAGTCAGGCTAATATCCCGTTTATTTATGGCAATTATGGTGATACCAACTCGGTAGCATCAGGCCTGAAGCGCGGACTGGAACTTCGTTTCCCCAATCAGGCCAAGGACGTTGTCGTGATGGCGGGTGACGGTGGACTCATCGATATCGGGTTCCAGGGATTGATGCATAGCTGGTTCCGGAAAGAAAGATTCACGACCATCATGCTGGACAACGAAGTTTACGGCAATACTGGTGGGCAGGAAAGTGGTATGACCATGCAAGGTGCTGTATTGAAGATGGCTCCACGTGGCAAGGTTGTTGAGAAAATTGATGCATTGGGCCTGGCTCGAACAGCCGGTTGTGCTTACATTGCACGTATCGCTCCAACCAACCCAGCTCGTGTAGTTCGCACTGTCCGCCGGGCAATCCTGATCGCTCGCGAGATCGGGCCGACTTACATTCAGGCCTACACTTCCTGTAATATCGAGTACGCTATTCCAACTCCTGAAGTCATGCAGGACGCTTTTGATATTGAAAAAGAGCGTTATGGGTTCCATGAAGAAATGACCGATGAAGCCAAGGAATATATCACCCGTATTGAAAAAGAAGCGAAACAAAAAGCCAAGGCTTAA